The Mytilus edulis chromosome 12, xbMytEdul2.2, whole genome shotgun sequence genome contains a region encoding:
- the LOC139497503 gene encoding uncharacterized protein produces the protein MRRDENPDEKKAIQSLRNRDDIVIKPADKGSAVVIMDKANYIAEAVRQLSDEIFYKKLDYDPTSEFSSKIITALQTMYNDGHIDEDTIGYFKPENAKPGRLYLLPKIHKVNNPGRPIVSANGHPTEKISEFVDFHLRSHVENLPSHIQDTTDYLRKMESMNPLPPDTLLVTLDVTSLYTNIPHDDGIQSCREIWDSRNILEPPTECLVQLLTLVLKCNNFTFNGDHYLQINGTAMGTKMAPSYANIFMGKLEKQIIAASLSKPLSWFRFIDDVDMKWIESQQKLDDFIRYANNAHHSIKFTYEISDSKISFLDTTTSIKDGVISTDLYYESVNHYNILDGDFNCKLDKTNHRNPSHNRDDIGRK, from the exons ATGAG ACGAGACGAGAACCCTGACGAGAAAAAAGCCATACAATCGCTGAGAAACCGAGATGATATTGTGATAAAACCAGCAGACAAGGGCAGTGCCGTTGTGATAATGGACAAAGCTAACTACATCGCGGAAGCAGTGCGTCAGCTCTCTGATGAGATATTTTATAAGAAACTAGACTATGACCCTACTTCCGAGTTTAGCTCCAAAATTATCACTGCGTTACAAACCATGTACAATGACGGTCACATAGATGAGGATACAATTGGTTATTTCAAGCCAGAGAATGCCAAGCCTGGTCGATTGTATCTTCTTCCCAAAATACACAAGGTTAACAACCCTGGTAGACCCATTGTATCCGCAAACGGCCATCCGACTGAGAAAATCTCGGAATTCGTCGATTTTCATTTAAGATCTCATGTAGAAAATCTTCCCTCCCACATTCAAGACACTACAGATTATCTTCGTAAAATGGAATCCATGAACCCTCTTCCTCCGGACACCCTCCTTGTCACTTTAGATGTCACCTCATTGTATACCAACATACCTCATGATGACGGCATACAATCTTGTAGGGAAATATGGGACTCTCGAAACATTTTAGAACCACCTACTGAATGTTTAGTCCAGCTACTAACTCTGGTCCTGAAATGCAACAATTTCACCTTTAATGGTGATCATTACCTTCAAATTAACGGGACAGCGATGGGGACGAAAATGGCACCGTCTTACGCCAATATTTTCATgggcaaattagaaaaacaaattattgcagcatctttatccaaacctttgtcttggttccgtttcattgatgatgttgacatgaaatggattgAATCTCAACAAAAACTGGATGATTTCATCAGATATGCAAACAATGCCCACCATTCAATTAAATTTACGTATGAAATTTCCGACTCTAAGATATCTTTCTTAGACACAACCACATCTATAAAGGacggtgtcatatcaacagacctCTATT